A window from Salvia miltiorrhiza cultivar Shanhuang (shh) chromosome 2, IMPLAD_Smil_shh, whole genome shotgun sequence encodes these proteins:
- the LOC131011830 gene encoding ubinuclein-1-like isoform X3, which yields MVDAGGSESCSGSKPMSTCESHGDRLRFTVELRPGETTIVSWKKLLKETTSSKPNKHGPRAAGPSSAANQQPAPQPHPPPTPPALASSEQPAENDVKDAQGQAGTNRLSTVIEKIERMYAGEGTSEDEEVFLDDVPDDDEYDTEDSFIDDAELDDYFQVDNSSIKHDGFFVNRGKLERIEPTTSAKQQPRKRRRKDVTKTQGGNEDVQNPNKHIKLGNKGRKSSSSIERNTTSQFNLHSTNVLEASQADAAGGSMKKKTADNQIVMDPTGSLERKDADQQKVFPSQNHNNKLKDSSELQDASAQRPSCSPVSKPQYGKLNNAKELDQSIQQKDKSGPVERFDLNIPPSRDLPQIAKVAHIPRKEGSNVRPKITVLDKAIRELEKIVAESRPPSTEVQDPDSSSQGVKRRLSPEIKQKLSKVARLAQASYGKIPKDVINRLMSILGHLMQLRTLKRNLRVMANLGLSARKEKDDRLQKTKQEVAEMVRQRVQYVKSKVFVLLVQQQTAMDDFQEISHEEKEALKRKYSMDDALENKICDLYDLYVERLEEDSGPPVRRLYEELTALWPGGVMDTDGIKRAIHKAKDRRRAFGGRQRNQEKVKRKKVLAQKLEDTIRREGSVVSPAMHFHEKILLESRDHASPLLTKLVHSAAVSLPEPYVPFPVASVPNVDKPKQERVKASPNSNPTDAVPVEVLLKKKVKKKQNIDAAEAQLRIEKAPEAEEKTKHHKHITVPPKLNLQPGAQSGSDNHS from the exons ATGGTCGACGCCGGCGGTTCGGAATCGTGTTCCGGGTCAAAACCAATGTCCACGTGCGAATCACACGGCGACCGTCTCCGGTTCACGGTGGAGCTGCGGCCAGGAGAAACAACAATCGTTTCGTGGAAGAAGCTTCTTAAGGAGACAACTTCCAGTAAGCCCAATAAGCATGGTCCTAGAGCTGCTGGCCCGTCCTCAGCGGCCAATCAGCAGCCAGCTCCGCAGCCCCATCCCCCTCCTACGCCACCTGCATTGGCCTCTTCGGAGCAGCCGGCGGAGAATGATGTGAAGGATGCTCAAGGTCAGGCTGGGACGAACCGTCTGAGCACCGTGATTGAGAAAATCGAGCGAATGTACGCG GGTGAAGGAACTAGTGAAGACGAAGAAGTTTTTCTTGATGATGTGCCAGATGATGACGAGTATGATACAGAGGATTCCTTTATTGACGATGCTGAGTTG GATGATTATTTCCAGGTTGATAACTCATCAATAAAACATGATGGGTTTTTTGTTAACCGTGGGAAGTTGGAGCGCAT TGAACCTACCACATCTGCTAAACAACAGCCAAGGAAAAGGAGACGTAAAGATGTGACAAAAACTCAAGGTGGGAATGAAGATGTTCAAAACCCAAATAAACACATCAAATTAGGAAATAAAGGAAGAAAATCATCATCCTCAATTGAAAGAAATACAACTAGTCAGTTCAACTTGCATAGTACAAATGTGCTAGAGGCTTCTCAAGCAGACGCAGCTGGTGGTTCAATGAAGAAGAAAACTGCAGATAATCAGATTGTGATGGATCCTACAGGATCATTAGAGCGCAAGGATGCGGACCAGCAAAAGGTCTTCCCATCACAGAATCACAATAACAAATTGAAGGACAGTAGCGAACTTCAAGATGCTTCAGCTCAGAGGCCAAGTTGTTCACCTGTAAGCAAACCTCAGTATGGAAAACTAAATAATGCTAAGGAGCTGGACCAATCTAttcaacaaaaagataaaagtggaCCTGTTGAAAGATTTGACCTTAATATCCCTCCAAGCAGAGACTTGCCACAAATAGCG AAGGTTGCCCACATTCCAAGAAAAGAAGGATCTAATGTTAGACCAAAAATTACAGTGCTCGACAAAGCCATTAGAGAGTTAGAGAAGATAGTTGCAGAAT CTAGACCACCTTCAACGGAGGTACAGGATCCTGATAGTTCTTCTCAGGGAGTCAAAAGGAGATTGTCACCTGAAATAAAGCAGAAGCTGTCTAAAGTTGCTAGATTAGCG CAAGCTAGCTATGGAAAAATACCAAAGGATGTAATCAATCGTCTGATGAGCATCTTAGGCCACTTGATGCAACTTCGGACACTGAAG AGAAATCTTAGAGTGATGGCTAATTTGGGATTGTCGGCTAGGAAAGAGAAGGATGATCGTTTGCAGAAGACAAAACAAGAAGTTGCTGAGATGGTTAGGCAGCGGGTGCAATATGTGAAATCCAAAGTATTCGTTTTACTT GTTCAGCAACAAACTGCTATGGATGATTTTCAAGAAATTAGTCATGAAGAAAAAGAAGCCTTGAAAAGAAAATACAGCATGGACGATGCACTGGAGAACAAGATTTGTGACTTGTATGACCTTTATGTTGAG AGACTAGAAGAAGATTCAGGCCCTCCTGTGAGAAGACTTTATGAAGAG CTTACAGCATTATGGCCTGGTGGAGTCATGGACACTGATGGAATTAAACGTGCAATACATAAAGCAAAAGATAGAAGGAGGGCATTTGGTGGCCGACAGAGG AATCAAGAAAAGGTTAAGAGGAAGAAGGTCTTAGCACAAAAATTGGAGGATACTATCCGAAGGGAAGGTAGTGTTGTTAGTCCGGCAATGCATTTTCATGAGAAAATTTTGTTGGAGTCCCGTGACCATGCTTCACCATTGCTGACTAAGCTAGTCCATAGTGCCGCTGTATCTCTACCCGAACCTTATGTACCATTTCCTGTTGCAAGTGTCCCTAATGTAGACAAGCCGAAGCAAGAGAGAGTGAAGGCTAGCCCCAACAGCAATCCAACTGATGCCGTGCCAGTGGAGGTACTACTTAAAAAGAAAgtaaaaaagaagcaaaatatAGATGCAGCTGAAGCTCAGCTCCGCATTGAGAAGGCTCCCGAGGCAGAGGAAAAGACCAAACACCATAAGCACATCACTGTTCCTCCTAAATTGAACCTTCAGCCAGGTGCGCAGTCTGGATCTGATAACCATAGTTGA
- the LOC131011830 gene encoding ubinuclein-1-like isoform X5: MVDAGGSESCSGSKPMSTCESHGDRLRFTVELRPGETTIVSWKKLLKETTSSKPNKHGPRAAGPSSAANQQPAPQPHPPPTPPALASSEQPAENDVKDAQGQAGTNRLSTVIEKIERMYAGEGTSEDEEVFLDDVPDDDEYDTEDSFIDDAELDDYFQVDNSSIKHDGFFVNRGKLERIEPTTSAKQQPRKRRRKDVTKTQGGNEDVQNPNKHIKLGNKGRKSSSSIERNTTSQFNLHSTNVLEASQADAAGGSMKKKTADNQIVMDPTGSLERKDADQQKVFPSQNHNNKLKDSSELQDASAQRPSCSPVSKPQYGKLNNAKELDQSIQQKDKSGPVERFDLNIPPSRDLPQIAKVAHIPRKEGSNVRPKITVLDKAIRELEKIVAECIYEPYCNARPPSTEVQDPDSSSQGVKRRLSPEIKQKLSKVARLAQASYGKIPKDVINRLMSILGHLMQLRTLKRNLRVMANLGLSARKEKDDRLQKTKQEVAEMVQQQTAMDDFQEISHEEKEALKRKYSMDDALENKICDLYDLYVERLEEDSGPPVRRLYEELTALWPGGVMDTDGIKRAIHKAKDRRRAFGGRQRNQEKVKRKKVLAQKLEDTIRREGSVVSPAMHFHEKILLESRDHASPLLTKLVHSAAVSLPEPYVPFPVASVPNVDKPKQERVKASPNSNPTDAVPVEVLLKKKVKKKQNIDAAEAQLRIEKAPEAEEKTKHHKHITVPPKLNLQPGAQSGSDNHS; this comes from the exons ATGGTCGACGCCGGCGGTTCGGAATCGTGTTCCGGGTCAAAACCAATGTCCACGTGCGAATCACACGGCGACCGTCTCCGGTTCACGGTGGAGCTGCGGCCAGGAGAAACAACAATCGTTTCGTGGAAGAAGCTTCTTAAGGAGACAACTTCCAGTAAGCCCAATAAGCATGGTCCTAGAGCTGCTGGCCCGTCCTCAGCGGCCAATCAGCAGCCAGCTCCGCAGCCCCATCCCCCTCCTACGCCACCTGCATTGGCCTCTTCGGAGCAGCCGGCGGAGAATGATGTGAAGGATGCTCAAGGTCAGGCTGGGACGAACCGTCTGAGCACCGTGATTGAGAAAATCGAGCGAATGTACGCG GGTGAAGGAACTAGTGAAGACGAAGAAGTTTTTCTTGATGATGTGCCAGATGATGACGAGTATGATACAGAGGATTCCTTTATTGACGATGCTGAGTTG GATGATTATTTCCAGGTTGATAACTCATCAATAAAACATGATGGGTTTTTTGTTAACCGTGGGAAGTTGGAGCGCAT TGAACCTACCACATCTGCTAAACAACAGCCAAGGAAAAGGAGACGTAAAGATGTGACAAAAACTCAAGGTGGGAATGAAGATGTTCAAAACCCAAATAAACACATCAAATTAGGAAATAAAGGAAGAAAATCATCATCCTCAATTGAAAGAAATACAACTAGTCAGTTCAACTTGCATAGTACAAATGTGCTAGAGGCTTCTCAAGCAGACGCAGCTGGTGGTTCAATGAAGAAGAAAACTGCAGATAATCAGATTGTGATGGATCCTACAGGATCATTAGAGCGCAAGGATGCGGACCAGCAAAAGGTCTTCCCATCACAGAATCACAATAACAAATTGAAGGACAGTAGCGAACTTCAAGATGCTTCAGCTCAGAGGCCAAGTTGTTCACCTGTAAGCAAACCTCAGTATGGAAAACTAAATAATGCTAAGGAGCTGGACCAATCTAttcaacaaaaagataaaagtggaCCTGTTGAAAGATTTGACCTTAATATCCCTCCAAGCAGAGACTTGCCACAAATAGCG AAGGTTGCCCACATTCCAAGAAAAGAAGGATCTAATGTTAGACCAAAAATTACAGTGCTCGACAAAGCCATTAGAGAGTTAGAGAAGATAGTTGCAGAATGTATTTACGAACCCTACTGCAATG CTAGACCACCTTCAACGGAGGTACAGGATCCTGATAGTTCTTCTCAGGGAGTCAAAAGGAGATTGTCACCTGAAATAAAGCAGAAGCTGTCTAAAGTTGCTAGATTAGCG CAAGCTAGCTATGGAAAAATACCAAAGGATGTAATCAATCGTCTGATGAGCATCTTAGGCCACTTGATGCAACTTCGGACACTGAAG AGAAATCTTAGAGTGATGGCTAATTTGGGATTGTCGGCTAGGAAAGAGAAGGATGATCGTTTGCAGAAGACAAAACAAGAAGTTGCTGAGATG GTTCAGCAACAAACTGCTATGGATGATTTTCAAGAAATTAGTCATGAAGAAAAAGAAGCCTTGAAAAGAAAATACAGCATGGACGATGCACTGGAGAACAAGATTTGTGACTTGTATGACCTTTATGTTGAG AGACTAGAAGAAGATTCAGGCCCTCCTGTGAGAAGACTTTATGAAGAG CTTACAGCATTATGGCCTGGTGGAGTCATGGACACTGATGGAATTAAACGTGCAATACATAAAGCAAAAGATAGAAGGAGGGCATTTGGTGGCCGACAGAGG AATCAAGAAAAGGTTAAGAGGAAGAAGGTCTTAGCACAAAAATTGGAGGATACTATCCGAAGGGAAGGTAGTGTTGTTAGTCCGGCAATGCATTTTCATGAGAAAATTTTGTTGGAGTCCCGTGACCATGCTTCACCATTGCTGACTAAGCTAGTCCATAGTGCCGCTGTATCTCTACCCGAACCTTATGTACCATTTCCTGTTGCAAGTGTCCCTAATGTAGACAAGCCGAAGCAAGAGAGAGTGAAGGCTAGCCCCAACAGCAATCCAACTGATGCCGTGCCAGTGGAGGTACTACTTAAAAAGAAAgtaaaaaagaagcaaaatatAGATGCAGCTGAAGCTCAGCTCCGCATTGAGAAGGCTCCCGAGGCAGAGGAAAAGACCAAACACCATAAGCACATCACTGTTCCTCCTAAATTGAACCTTCAGCCAGGTGCGCAGTCTGGATCTGATAACCATAGTTGA